In a genomic window of Thiolapillus brandeum:
- a CDS encoding CBS domain-containing protein — MTERKLIRVREVMKTHFDMVNGMATVAEALEQMKHVETKSLIVDKRQDDDEYGMVMLSDISRQVLALDRSPERVNIYEIMSKPVISIDPEMDIRYCARLFERFNISRAPVVDNRKIIGIVSHTDMVLRGMEKLQKRN, encoded by the coding sequence ATGACAGAACGTAAACTGATCCGGGTTCGGGAGGTCATGAAAACGCACTTCGACATGGTCAACGGCATGGCCACGGTGGCGGAAGCACTGGAACAAATGAAACATGTGGAAACCAAGTCCCTGATCGTGGACAAACGCCAGGACGACGATGAATACGGCATGGTGATGCTGTCCGACATCTCCCGGCAGGTGCTGGCCCTGGATCGATCACCCGAAAGAGTCAATATCTACGAAATCATGAGCAAGCCAGTGATCTCCATCGACCCCGAGATGGATATACGTTACTGCGCCCGCCTGTTCGAGCGTTTCAACATCAGTCGTGCTCCCGTGGTGGACAACAGAAAGATCATTGGCATCGTCAGCCACACAGACATGGTGTTGCGGGGCATGGAAAAGCTCCAGAAGAGAAACTGA
- a CDS encoding multicopper oxidase domain-containing protein has translation MSRRDASKNAMRMGGGFWGGRDGDGGGTGGGGMGGGGMGGGCYIYDENQQSNPRLVDADVTFNRGIYMNGSMTMDDGTTVRIWGFTEGGGMRMGMGGSFPSPAIRVTEGQIVHTNLSVPMCCAHTIHHHGIEPDKYSDGVGHLTWDVSSRTYTYQWKASHAGTYFYHCHTNTVLHAEMGMYGALIIDPPEGPGVLYSGGPDYDQEVVWAVDEIDSYWHTLGWTAGTCGADVGLNDLNPDYFIITGVDGAQSALTAPGIAATVQVGEKLLARYICAGYHPQRLDFGGLTGTIHMSDGRALPNPVQVQSLRAHSAERYDIIFEPTQPGEYIVSADILHWVTGEVLGTARTRITVV, from the coding sequence ATGTCCAGAAGAGATGCATCAAAGAATGCCATGAGAATGGGTGGTGGTTTTTGGGGCGGTCGCGATGGTGATGGAGGCGGCACGGGCGGTGGCGGCATGGGAGGCGGCGGCATGGGAGGCGGCTGCTATATCTATGATGAAAATCAGCAGTCCAATCCCCGGCTGGTCGATGCCGATGTTACCTTCAACCGGGGTATCTACATGAACGGCAGTATGACCATGGATGACGGAACAACCGTCAGGATCTGGGGTTTCACTGAAGGTGGCGGCATGAGGATGGGCATGGGAGGCAGCTTTCCGTCGCCTGCCATCCGGGTTACCGAGGGGCAGATTGTACACACCAATCTGTCTGTTCCCATGTGCTGCGCCCACACCATCCATCACCATGGTATCGAACCGGACAAGTACAGTGATGGGGTAGGGCATCTCACCTGGGATGTCAGCTCTCGCACCTATACTTACCAGTGGAAAGCCAGTCATGCGGGCACCTACTTTTATCATTGTCATACCAATACGGTATTGCATGCCGAGATGGGCATGTATGGTGCCCTGATCATCGATCCACCGGAAGGACCCGGGGTGCTTTATTCCGGCGGTCCTGACTATGATCAGGAAGTCGTCTGGGCAGTTGATGAAATTGATTCATACTGGCACACCCTGGGCTGGACGGCGGGAACCTGTGGTGCCGATGTGGGACTGAATGATCTGAACCCGGATTACTTCATCATCACCGGTGTTGATGGCGCCCAGTCTGCGCTGACGGCGCCGGGCATCGCGGCGACGGTACAGGTGGGCGAAAAGCTGTTGGCGCGCTATATATGTGCGGGCTACCATCCCCAGCGCCTGGACTTTGGTGGATTGACCGGGACGATACATATGTCCGATGGCCGTGCGTTGCCAAATCCGGTTCAGGTACAGAGCCTGCGTGCGCATTCGGCGGAGCGCTACGACATTATTTTTGAGCCAACCCAGCCAGGTGAGTACATAGTTTCAGCCGATATCCTGCATTGGGTAACCGGTGAAGTGCTGGGTACGGCCCGAACACGTATTACTGTGGTATAA
- a CDS encoding Crp/Fnr family transcriptional regulator codes for MAHSIHDPASDRNLSSNSKMLFDVYPELNQPDNLPWLELLERATFIDLPAQNTLVRQGTSCNNFLFLLDGAVRVYQMAEDGREMTLYRINPGDICLMSLSSLLNDKPFKANARTDTPIKALVLSVRDFHLAMKVSDSFRNQVLRSLVNSVCEIMHSFYDTAFEPLELRLACLLGHMFERSHSDTLDVTHQQLAMELGTSREVISRILKRLEKQQCITLSRAQIKVGPAQNLPWQPQGG; via the coding sequence ATGGCGCATTCCATACACGACCCGGCTTCCGACAGGAACCTTTCGTCAAACAGCAAAATGCTGTTTGACGTATATCCGGAACTGAACCAGCCCGACAACCTTCCCTGGCTGGAATTGCTGGAACGTGCAACATTCATCGACCTGCCAGCCCAGAACACCCTGGTCCGACAGGGCACTAGCTGCAACAACTTCCTGTTTTTACTCGATGGCGCGGTGCGTGTGTATCAAATGGCCGAAGACGGCAGGGAAATGACCCTCTACCGTATCAACCCCGGCGACATCTGCCTGATGAGCCTGAGCAGCCTGTTGAACGACAAACCATTCAAGGCCAACGCCAGGACAGACACCCCCATCAAGGCGCTGGTACTCAGTGTCAGGGATTTCCACCTGGCCATGAAAGTCAGTGACAGTTTTCGCAACCAGGTATTGCGCAGCCTGGTGAACAGTGTCTGCGAGATCATGCACAGCTTTTATGACACGGCTTTCGAGCCCCTGGAACTGCGTTTGGCCTGCCTGCTCGGACACATGTTCGAACGATCCCATTCCGACACGCTGGACGTCACCCACCAGCAGCTTGCCATGGAACTGGGCACATCCCGCGAAGTGATCAGCCGGATTCTGAAACGCCTTGAGAAACAGCAGTGTATTACCCTGTCCCGGGCTCAGATCAAGGTTGGTCCTGCACAGAACCTGCCATGGCAGCCCCAGGGGGGCTGA
- a CDS encoding multicopper oxidase domain-containing protein codes for MLGGMGLLSWTPRSHAAVISRTFYITEGFIDQIDGSSVYFRGFSSNSDTLDIPGEALIVQEGDTVEITLVNTLSSAHSFVIDGVVDSGSVPAGETRTVRFTVTTPGTYMYYDKLNAPHNRLLGLHGGLAVMPSGSSDELYPGSPTFVQQYFWIFHDIDPAWHDRLRRGLTPNTDYVPRYFTINGLGGRPPGAPGSGDPAQDAMHDPRTALHGHVGDRSLVRILNAGMCAQSVHTHGNHMEWLTQNGVIRPDVWKKDCIFLDGNMGALDVIYPFETPPDAWPPTDVGTYPMHLHSEMSQTAAGGYYMFGALTDIFFE; via the coding sequence ATGCTGGGAGGCATGGGATTGCTGTCCTGGACGCCACGCAGTCATGCTGCCGTGATCAGCCGTACTTTCTACATTACGGAAGGGTTTATTGATCAGATCGACGGTTCGTCGGTCTATTTCAGAGGTTTCAGTAGCAACAGCGATACGCTGGATATCCCTGGTGAGGCACTGATCGTACAGGAGGGAGATACTGTAGAAATTACGCTGGTGAATACCTTGTCATCCGCGCACAGTTTTGTCATCGACGGGGTTGTTGACAGCGGCAGTGTTCCTGCGGGTGAGACGCGAACTGTGCGCTTCACCGTGACGACTCCTGGAACCTATATGTACTACGACAAGCTGAATGCGCCCCATAACCGTTTGTTGGGGCTCCATGGTGGATTGGCTGTCATGCCTTCAGGTTCCAGTGATGAACTCTATCCGGGCAGTCCCACCTTTGTTCAGCAGTATTTCTGGATATTCCACGATATCGATCCCGCCTGGCATGACCGTTTGCGCCGTGGTCTGACGCCAAACACCGATTATGTGCCTCGTTACTTCACCATCAACGGGCTTGGAGGGAGGCCGCCGGGAGCGCCTGGCAGTGGTGATCCGGCGCAGGATGCCATGCACGACCCCCGTACGGCGCTGCATGGCCATGTGGGTGACCGTTCCCTGGTGCGCATTCTCAATGCAGGCATGTGCGCCCAATCCGTGCATACCCATGGCAACCACATGGAGTGGCTGACGCAGAACGGCGTGATTCGCCCGGATGTCTGGAAAAAGGATTGTATCTTCCTGGATGGCAACATGGGAGCGCTGGATGTTATCTATCCTTTCGAGACGCCACCGGATGCCTGGCCACCCACGGATGTGGGGACATACCCCATGCACCTGCATTCCGAAATGTCGCAGACGGCTGCGGGTGGTTATTACATGTTCGGTGCCCTGACCGACATATTTTTCGAGTGA
- a CDS encoding P-II family nitrogen regulator, whose amino-acid sequence MHFKLVVAFVEDHKTEPVMQAAREAGATGATIINNARGEGLNTSKTFFGLSLETQRDVLMFLVEEHMAREILETIAEVGEFEAKPGTGIAFQIDVEDAVGISQQLNVLKEKVKEEV is encoded by the coding sequence ATGCACTTCAAACTCGTTGTTGCCTTTGTCGAGGATCACAAGACCGAACCCGTAATGCAAGCCGCCCGGGAAGCGGGCGCCACCGGTGCAACCATCATCAACAACGCCCGCGGGGAAGGCCTGAACACCAGCAAGACCTTTTTCGGCCTGTCCCTGGAAACCCAGAGAGACGTGCTGATGTTTCTGGTGGAAGAACACATGGCGCGGGAGATTCTGGAAACCATTGCCGAAGTTGGTGAATTCGAGGCCAAACCGGGCACGGGCATCGCCTTTCAGATCGACGTGGAAGATGCCGTGGGCATCAGCCAGCAACTCAATGTACTGAAAGAAAAAGTTAAGGAGGAAGTATGA
- the acnA gene encoding aconitate hydratase AcnA, whose translation MSNSFNARDNLEAGGRTYEFYRLDAIEGSERLPFATKILLENLLRNEDGVTVSKSDIEALANWDSQADPSQEIQYRPARVLMQDFTGVPAVVDLAAMRDAIAELGGDPEKINPLQPAELVIDHSVQVDKFGVANAAELNAQIEFERNRERYQFLKWGQQAFNNFKVVPPDTGIVHQVNVEFLSRVVFAQENNGVLQAYPDTVVGTDSHTTMVNGLGVLGWGVGGIEAEAAMLGQPISMLVPKVVGMKLTGQLPEGATATDLVLTIVQKLREHGVVGKFVEFYGDALSHLPMGDRATIANMGPEYGATCGLFPIDEETLNYMRLTGRPEEHIALTEAYAKAQGMWRNDSQVADYSETLELDISTIVPSISGPKRPQDRIELKKSQPVFQRDLEALKSQAGIQGKGPVKTKIDGQDVELDDGSVVIAAITSCTNTSNPSVMIAAGLVARKAVEKGLSTKPWVKTSLAPGSLAATDYLRNAGLLEPLEQLRFDIVGYGCTTCIGNSGPLPEAVSKAIAEGDLSVTAVLSGNRNFEGRVHAEVRMNYLASPPLVVAYALAGTMNIDLYNEPLGTDSAGNPVYLKDIWPSQQEVNEAMAANVTAKGFHKAYEHVFDGDANWKNLSGAEGQRFGWNEDSTYIRNPPYFAGMGMDVADIKDIHGARILALLGDSVTTDHISPAGAIKADSPAGKYLQDHGVDPRDFNSYGSRRGNHEVMMRGTFANIRLRNLLAPGTEGGVTLHLPDGEQMSIYDAAMKYKESGTPAIVIAGKEYGSGSSRDWAAKGPNLLGVKAVIAESYERIHRTNLVCMGILPLQFRDGETPTTLGLTGKELYSITGLADGNPKEVLVTATAEGGHQTIFNARVRIDTPNEWEYYRHGGILQYVLRDLAKS comes from the coding sequence ATGAGCAACAGCTTCAACGCCCGGGACAACCTGGAAGCCGGCGGCAGAACCTATGAGTTCTACCGCCTGGACGCCATCGAAGGCAGCGAGCGTCTGCCCTTCGCCACCAAGATTCTGCTGGAAAACCTTTTGCGCAACGAAGACGGCGTGACCGTCAGCAAAAGCGACATCGAGGCCCTGGCCAACTGGGACAGTCAGGCCGATCCCAGTCAGGAGATCCAGTACCGCCCTGCCCGGGTGCTGATGCAGGACTTCACCGGTGTTCCCGCCGTGGTGGATCTGGCGGCCATGCGCGATGCCATCGCCGAACTGGGGGGCGACCCCGAAAAGATCAACCCCCTGCAGCCTGCGGAACTGGTCATCGACCACTCCGTGCAGGTGGACAAGTTCGGCGTCGCCAATGCCGCGGAACTCAATGCCCAAATCGAGTTCGAGCGCAACCGGGAACGTTACCAGTTCCTCAAATGGGGCCAGCAGGCCTTCAACAACTTCAAGGTCGTGCCGCCGGATACGGGCATCGTGCACCAAGTGAACGTGGAATTTCTGTCCCGGGTGGTGTTCGCCCAGGAGAACAACGGCGTGCTCCAGGCCTACCCTGATACCGTGGTGGGTACGGACTCCCACACCACCATGGTCAACGGTCTGGGCGTGCTGGGCTGGGGCGTGGGCGGCATCGAGGCCGAAGCCGCCATGCTGGGCCAGCCCATTTCCATGCTGGTGCCCAAGGTGGTGGGCATGAAGCTCACGGGTCAGCTTCCCGAAGGGGCCACCGCCACGGACCTAGTACTGACCATCGTGCAAAAACTGCGTGAGCACGGCGTGGTGGGCAAGTTCGTGGAATTCTACGGCGACGCCCTGTCCCATCTGCCCATGGGCGACCGGGCCACCATCGCCAACATGGGGCCGGAATACGGCGCCACCTGTGGCCTGTTCCCCATCGACGAAGAAACCCTGAACTACATGCGCCTCACAGGCCGCCCCGAGGAGCATATTGCCCTCACGGAAGCCTACGCCAAAGCTCAGGGAATGTGGAGAAATGATTCACAAGTTGCTGATTATTCAGAAACTCTTGAGCTGGATATTTCCACCATCGTACCCAGCATCTCCGGTCCCAAGCGTCCCCAGGATCGTATCGAGCTGAAGAAATCCCAGCCGGTATTCCAGCGTGACCTGGAAGCCCTGAAATCCCAGGCAGGCATTCAGGGCAAGGGACCGGTCAAGACCAAGATCGACGGCCAGGACGTGGAACTGGACGATGGCAGCGTGGTCATCGCGGCCATCACCTCCTGCACCAACACCTCCAACCCCTCGGTGATGATCGCCGCTGGACTGGTGGCCAGAAAGGCCGTGGAAAAAGGCCTGAGCACCAAACCCTGGGTCAAGACCTCCCTGGCCCCCGGCTCCCTGGCCGCCACGGACTACCTGCGGAATGCAGGATTGCTGGAACCCCTGGAGCAACTGCGTTTCGACATCGTGGGCTACGGCTGCACCACCTGCATCGGCAATTCCGGCCCCCTGCCCGAAGCCGTCTCCAAAGCCATTGCCGAAGGCGACCTCAGTGTTACCGCGGTACTCTCCGGCAACCGCAACTTCGAGGGACGAGTGCATGCCGAGGTGCGCATGAATTATCTGGCCTCACCCCCTCTGGTGGTGGCCTACGCCCTGGCCGGCACCATGAACATCGATCTCTACAACGAACCCCTGGGCACCGACAGCGCGGGCAATCCCGTGTACCTGAAGGATATCTGGCCCAGCCAGCAGGAAGTCAACGAGGCCATGGCGGCCAATGTCACCGCCAAAGGTTTCCACAAGGCCTACGAGCATGTCTTCGACGGCGATGCCAACTGGAAAAACCTCTCCGGCGCCGAGGGCCAGCGCTTTGGCTGGAACGAGGATTCCACCTACATCCGCAACCCTCCCTACTTTGCCGGTATGGGCATGGATGTGGCGGATATCAAGGACATTCACGGCGCCCGGATCCTGGCCCTGCTGGGTGATTCCGTGACCACGGATCACATCTCCCCCGCGGGCGCCATCAAGGCGGACTCCCCCGCAGGCAAATACCTGCAGGATCACGGCGTGGATCCCAGGGACTTCAACTCCTACGGCTCCCGCCGGGGCAACCATGAAGTGATGATGCGCGGCACCTTCGCCAACATCCGCCTGCGCAACCTCCTTGCGCCGGGCACTGAAGGCGGCGTCACCCTGCACCTGCCTGACGGCGAACAAATGTCCATCTACGACGCCGCCATGAAATACAAGGAGAGCGGTACCCCGGCCATCGTCATCGCGGGCAAGGAATACGGCTCCGGCTCTTCCCGGGACTGGGCCGCCAAAGGCCCCAACCTGCTGGGCGTGAAGGCTGTCATCGCCGAGTCCTACGAGCGCATCCACCGCACCAACCTGGTGTGCATGGGCATTCTGCCCCTGCAATTCCGGGACGGTGAAACGCCCACCACCCTGGGTCTGACCGGCAAGGAGCTGTATTCCATTACCGGTCTGGCCGATGGCAACCCAAAGGAAGTGCTGGTCACTGCTACCGCCGAAGGCGGTCACCAGACGATCTTCAACGCCCGGGTGCGCATCGATACGCCCAACGAGTGGGAATACTACCGCCATGGCGGCATCCTTCAATATGTACTGCGGGATCTGGCCAAAAGCTGA
- the hflD gene encoding high frequency lysogenization protein HflD has product MSRIYTDRDHALILAGVFQAARLTFELARYGRTEEDALEASIDSLFQTRPENVAAVFGGVSGVRLGLKHFITQLESPADRNPELTQYSIRLLQLGRKLISQGKKLNALGQDLEDFKSRADAFGFENTMRYTQLAKIYQDHISTMSPRIMVQGEPEHLNTPDVAARIRCALLAGVRAAHLWYQCGGKRWHLLTRQKRLLAAAHELLEEEP; this is encoded by the coding sequence ATGAGCAGAATCTACACAGACAGGGATCATGCACTGATCCTGGCAGGCGTGTTTCAGGCGGCCCGACTTACCTTTGAACTGGCCCGTTATGGGCGCACGGAAGAAGATGCCCTGGAAGCCAGCATCGACAGCCTGTTCCAGACCCGCCCGGAGAACGTGGCTGCCGTATTTGGTGGCGTAAGCGGCGTTCGTCTGGGGCTGAAGCATTTCATTACCCAGCTGGAATCACCCGCCGACCGCAACCCGGAGCTTACCCAATACAGCATCCGCCTGTTGCAACTGGGGCGTAAGCTTATTTCCCAAGGGAAAAAACTCAATGCCCTGGGGCAGGATCTGGAGGACTTCAAGTCACGGGCGGATGCTTTCGGCTTTGAAAACACCATGCGCTACACCCAGTTGGCAAAGATCTATCAGGATCACATCAGCACCATGTCGCCACGCATCATGGTGCAGGGAGAACCCGAGCACCTGAACACCCCGGATGTCGCGGCCCGGATACGCTGTGCCCTGCTCGCCGGCGTACGCGCCGCACACTTGTGGTATCAGTGCGGCGGCAAACGCTGGCATCTGCTTACCCGGCAAAAAAGACTGCTTGCAGCAGCCCATGAACTTCTGGAGGAAGAACCATGA